One Magnolia sinica isolate HGM2019 chromosome 2, MsV1, whole genome shotgun sequence genomic window, gtcaacaatgatttatgtctgacttgattgttgccatatgatcttagttatgatgtattcagtgaattatacatgtgtgtgaactatatgaatataaaatgcatcacatgtgtttgttgaaatgtttgaatgaaagtgaaattatgatttgtgttttccatgactattaatctagaatacttgcatgttgtgtgtatgacaactcctttatgaaaggatttttcataaaatatgctataactaatttagtttatgtatataaCGTtatgtagtctaggtgtttgataaaatgtctaaatgagaaattgtttgataaatcgcttcccacaagggtgttgagataagattctcaactaccttgtccacagttatagtttcttccatgtaatgtaaattgttactacatgatttatggctgaaatgcatatgtgtaacaatatgttcaatgtgttcgataaaatgctcgaatgggatttatatttaaattgtctgttaaatgctattatgaatattacatgtatccacatgctgcgtttgagtatgtttggaactaccacctagtccaggcaatcggtaatggctcctaattgagtggccgaactagtttcgtaacattagatacgttcgatgaatccgagccgtatgctgattgtcgacagtggttaggccacgcggagtgcttacgcacttcatgtcaactaattcaacgtgcactcataccaatcaaacttgtcaaataactggattggcctattatgtgtttactatgtatggacgctacagtttgaatctaaggtaccgcttaccaatgaaaagcctgtttcaaccatggtaccaagatccgccaagactcatgagccagacatggtggtatgggacactgtggtcgagctgtcggcctacactggggtgacgagcctccccgtagtgaccagtgagcaacccaaactcgtgagccaaatacagcggtatgggacattgtattcgagctgtcagcctacgatgagctgacgagcctttccgtagtgacctcgagtataaaataggcctacactgaggtgacaagcctcttcatagtaacctcgagtgtaaactcatgaacttacctatccactgctttcatcaggggtgatgccctacaacttgcctatcgtatgtgattaactaggattaacgaccctagatggatcattatttgggtaaatgatataaagggaggtaccttagcttcctgaatctgctttATGAATAAGCCTCATAAGTTACCTAGCTAGCACGATCATGTAccacattgcatatgctttggccaggaagtgcacgtttaaggagtttgtcatgcgcgaccatgagatgaagtcactgagggagtgcaggcgagggcatgcatcattacagcataccattcttacattaacaagagtatttaggacataaTTATTGGACTGCTTCATCATTACTAGttgattaaattgataaaatGTTAACCTTTAGATGTAGGATATGCTGAGGCTTTCGTGACAAAGCcggacttctttgacgaggaggaggagttctcctacatttagctatcaggcgggtctctgtagaccttgttctgattcgacagGATTACCGGATTACATGGATTAGATGGACAGttgcattttgatattttgtaaattttggaacgaacacatgtatatattcagcctggaacaGATTTATAACTCTTTTATGTTATAATTTAAGTATTtgagtctttcgcttgcttaatttaattgcacctggagtatgatatgttattttaagataatcccactcatgtttaatgcactaacatggacagcatttaaacatcattatctatgttgcataagtgatgcatcagatctcgggagttgagcctttgcacGACCCTCAATTTTCGGGGTACTACACGATCAAACATGGATGATTAGAAAATGTAAATATGACCATGATCCCAACCTTCCGTTGGCCCAtaagattgtggggcccaccatgtggtgTTGTGTGTGTCATGAGGCCTATTGGGTCATGAGGTCCATTACGtcatggggtccactgtgttgtGTTCATGTATGTCGTGATGCTCACAAgaccgtggagcccaccgtgtGACGTTGTGTTATGAGGCCCGCCGAGGGGCCCACTGTGGACGTGTGCACGTGAGGGTCCTAATTGGGCCGGTCGTATGGTGTGTAAGGCCCACTATCTTAgactatggagcccaccatgttgttttgtGTGTTCTGGCCCTAAATGAGCTAGTCGTATGAGTAAATAGGTACCCCATTAATAGGGTTAGGGAGGGCAAGACCGGTAGGTTAGGTGGGTGAGTACATAGATGCCCCATTGATGAGGTCAAGCAGTGGCAATACCATCAGGCTGGGTTGGTATATACAAAGGTACTTCACTGCTAACATCAGGTAGTATCAATACCAGAGGGCCGGGTGGGTGAGTACAAAGGTACCCCATTGACGAGGTCAGGTAGTATCAGTACTCTTGGGCTAGGTGGGTGAGTACAGAGGTGCCCAACTACCAAGGTCAAGTAGTATCAGTACCATCACATCAAGTGAGTGAGTATATAGAGTACCCCATTGCCAAGGTTGGATAGTATTAGTATCATCGAGCCAGGTTGGTGAATACAGAGGCACCCCACTGTCAAGGTCAGGTAGTATCAGTACTGATGGGTTGGTTGGTTGAGTACAAAGGTTTCCTAATAATAAGACAAGTACCAATAGACCAGGTGGGTGAGTACAAAGGTAACTCATTAACAAGGTTGGGTAGTATCAATACTGGCGGGCCAGGTGGGTTAGTATAGATGTACCCCACTAACAAGGTCAAGTAGTGGCAAGACCGGCAGGTTGGATGGGTGAGTACATAAGTACCCCACTGATGAGGTCAAGTAATGGCAATACCATTTCGATGGGTTCGTACGTACAAAGGTACTCCACTGTTAAGATCAGGTAGTGTCAATATCAGCAGGCTGGGTGGGTGAGTACAGAGGTACCCCATTGATGAGGTGGGGAGTTTCGATACCATTCGGCCAAGTTGGTGAGTACAGAGGTACCCCACTATCGAGGTTAGGTAGTATTAGTGCCGTCAAGTCAGGTGGGTGAGTATAGAGGTACCTCACTGAGGTCGAGTAGTATCAGTACCATCGACCCAAGTTGGTGAGTACAGAGATACCCCATTGTCGAGGTCAGGTAGTATCAGTACTGGTGGGCCAGGTGGTTGAGTACAAGGGTTCCCCACTAATGAAATGAGTACCAGCGGGCCAGGTGGGTGAGTATAGAGGTAATCCATTGACGAGATTGGGTAGTGTATATCAGTACCAGTGGGACAGGTGAGTAAGTATAAATATACCCCACTGACAAAGTCAAGTAGTATTAGTACTAGTGAGCCGAGTGGGTGAGTATAGAGGTACCTCACTGACGAGGTCAGGCAGTATCAATATATGAGGATCGGGTGGGCCAAGCCCAATTGGGTGAGTACAGAGGTACCTTGCTGGTGAGGTCAAGTAGTATCAGTATCAGCGGGACATGTGAGTGAGTATGTGGTACCCCACTTAGGTAGTATCAGGACTGGTGAGCTGAGTGGGTGGGTACGTGGTACCCCATTGACAAAGTCGAGTATTAGCATGAGAGATAGGCCACTTGAGCAAGTATGGCCAGTTGTTTATTATGATTGGAAGTATTAGGAGGTGGTAGAAATGACTCTCGTACATATTACATTCATACTTGCATTGCATTCATGTCCCCACCACATTGATGATTAGTATCATGATACTTATATTAACCTTCATGTACATCATGATTATCTTACTCATTGTGAATCTATCATTCGTCGTGATCAGTAATGTACCCAGTGGGCTTATAATGTTCACCCTATTTGTTTACTCTTTCAGGGAATCTTAGCCCACCAAGGTAGTTAGGTGAATAGTGAATTATAGTTCCATCTTTTACTTAGCCTTATTTGGGAATGTAACAATGTAATTGAATAGATGTAAATTTTACATGATGTTAtattatattttgaaattttcatatctTGTTTTGAATGTTGTCATATCATTGTTGAGAGGAGATACAATCaaaccaactatatatatatatatatatatatatatatatatatatatatatatatatatatatataataatcacCCTAAGTCGCACCGCAACAGCAGGGTCAAGGGCTCAGGCTCCATTTTTGAGGCATGACAAGGGCGACAGCAACAATAACTCCAACAACACTTAGCGCCAATATGATTCTAGTCTTTATGTCTAATTTGAAGGAGGAAATTGGAGTAAAGCCCAACTCAGAAAGTTTCTTATGTGATTCAGCATAATCTTCAAAAAATGCATCCTCATCCTGCAATAAGCAATAAGGGGTAAACATGCTTTAAAAATGAGCAAAGCCACAATAAGAAGAAAAATAGTAGGATTGCAAACACAGAATTCCATACATTTGGAGGCCAATGGTTCATTGATTCAAACCATTTATCCAATTGGGACTCAAAATGATTTGATGGGCCTTCATTGaggttatccaaaccattcatatgaagGGTTGATGGTTGCAGATGGGGGGATGTTTCATAAGTTCCCAATCCTCTAATGTTCTGGCCTATGAATAGATGGTTAAATTCAACTAAAACAAGGCCAAATGTCAAAGGGTGAGGATCTTCCCACCTGGGAGATAGCCAGGGTATATGCCCCATCTGCAGATGTATGATAGTCTAGCACATCAGCCAAATTACAGTGATTAAACATGCTATAGTGGCCAAGGGGCACACCTAGAGGAAACATGCTTACTGGCTTTCCGACCCTGGTATTTGGCTTTGTTAGATTTACAATTTATTTTGGTTAAAACAGAAACACAGGCAGCTAAAATTCTACATTTTTATCACAGTACAGAAAACCCCTTAATGTATTATGTAACAAGAATAGAAattctccatccatccattaaagGTATGTTCCAATCAAAGAGGAGTTATCTCATACAAAATAGCAGATCCACTATCTGCAGCCACATGTATGCAGTACATCAATCCAAATGGTTCAAAACAGTCGCTGTTGTTTTAGATTGGGCATGATCCTGAGATTACTATGAATGGATGACTGTAATTATCCGATTTGTGGCCATgatatggatggttagaaaaaaaaAGTCCACTAATCAGGTTTTAGGATGAACCAGTCAATCCGATTTTAGGTTATGCATAATCCAAAGTTTGGATAAGATTTGAATGGATTTGATCATCAGGGTATCAGTGATTTTCTCCTTAGAAAGAAAAAGGTTAAGAAAAATGTGATGATGGTTAATTGCAGGAAAAGCCACTGGAATGCAACTCTCCTCATATGTGTAGATGTAGTATGTGTTTGGAGATCCATGTCACATGATCATATGTCAGATCCTACTTGGAAAATAGAAATTGTTGTTTGGGAAATCACATAGGGGAGGGTGTTTGGGTATTAATACAATTCACATATCAAATATTGCAAGAAAAAGCAAATTTCAACTATGTTACCTTTGCATACAGCTCTACATATCGTCTAAACACAGGATCCTCCAATAGGGCCTTGTCTGTGGGAAGCTTTAATAGTCCCTCAGTTTCCCCTTTCAGTAGCTCCCTGATGAAATACTTGAGATGAGATGAAAAAAGAATTGATGGATTAAACCCAAAAAACTGCAGTTGACAAGGAGAAGATAATAAATTTCCTAATAGTCTTACACATAGTAGGAGTTGTTGAATTTCAGAGGATCCTTCGTCCAAGCACCTTCAAACCCAGACCTCTCTTGATGTGCCTTTCCCTGcaatagaaaaatcaaatatttcttgCACATGAGTCATCTATGGCAAGGTTGTGAACAATATAGACCAGAGCATTACCAATGTGTGGCCACCAGACAATGCCACAATATCCTTATCAGATAGACCCATCCGATAAAAGATGTCTCTCAGATGCTTTGTACCTGCAACAAACATAAATGCATTTGAAGTGGTCATCTTTAACCTCATTAACCATAAAAAACACTGCTACTGATCTAAAGTTTCACCTCTTTAAATCCGTATACAACAGAGCTATATCTAGCTCAAGAATTTCCACCATGAAAAAATAAAACATTCTCCATCTGTTCATCAAGGAAGCTACAAGTTCCAACTCTTCCTAATTAATTTATCACAGGTTTTAACTAACAACTAGGTGTCCATGAGGAAACAAACTCATCAACTAGAGCTTGTAAACAGAGGAATATTCCTATGCAGATAATGTGGAATATTGAATTGAGCTTTCTGGTGATTTATACCCATGTTTTTGGTATGTATTTTTGTAAATAAAAATATGAACATATACATGTTTAAATGTATTGATGCATATAATAACATGGTAGTGGTACAATAATAGTCATAAAAAGTCAATACGCTTGCTCCAATTACTAAAATTATCTTTGAGAAATATTTAAAGCCCTGTCTATAATGTGATTGAAACATTCTATTCTCATCTCCAATAATCTCCAAAAATTCATGGCAACTATAGTCTACAGTCAACCACTCATCATGTAGGTACTGTAGAGATAAAATAAATGCTTAATTTCTTTCATGAATAGGACTCAACGAATAGCAGATGTTAGCATTTTCCAGTAAAAGTGGGCTACACACGACACTTGTGCCCAGATGGTAGGCTTGTACAGTTTGGAGAATACCTAAGAAGCAAGGACTCTTCTCTCTTACAAGAGGTGTGGAGAGGCTAGTTGTGGGGTGTTTGTGTAAGGGTAGGATACCACCACATTTTCTATAAATTTAGCTCTTGGTCCCCTACTCCGATCAAAATCTTACACATATGGCTTTTCCATACAAGCAGTGCATCTGGTTGATAGAGGACAAAGAAGACTAAAGGAGCTTTGGGTCATCCACTTTGGAATCACCATTAATGGCGGAATAAACAGTTATGCTTGATTTCCCTTTTCATCATGATTGGATAACGAAGATCTTGTGGAATATGACTAATAGCAGATTCATCACTGCCATCATAAGCTTGTCCCCTAGCAATTTAGAACTCTATATAAATCATGTTTCCCTAATCAATCCTAAGAACCTATCATCAGTGAGTGTACTAGCCTTCACATCCTTTCTCATCACCCTCAATCCTAATCAATGTTCCCTTCCTTACAAAAGTTGTCTTTGATCTTTGTTCGATAGGACCAAACCATCATTTTACATCATATTGGGACTACTCGTATGCTATTTGGTACTAGTTTATCACTGTTAAAGAACTAGTTGGGCCCTATTTGGGCTAGATTGCATTTAGGTCCTGACTAAGTCCAATGGCAGGCCTGATGGGATTTTTGTAATTGGTATCATATTATTAATGAAATAAGAGAGGAAGGCAGAACCCTAGATGTTATTCTCTCCTCTTCTCAATCTCTCTTCTCTCCAACACCATTCTTTCTAACATTACTCTCTCTCACAcgtcttcttcttattattatttctcTGATCAAGGTCATGCCTCACTCACGCCTTACttctttgttgttgtttttgcacatggtatcagagcattgaTCTGAATAAGGGCTCTTACATTTCTTGACAATGTCGATCCTCGATAGATTGTAGTGAAATTGTAAATTTTTGGTGACGATTGGGTAAACTCGCTTCCTTTCTTTAATACTTGAAGTAGAATTGGTTGGGTCTGTGTAGGCCAAATCTCAGTGGCGAGTTGTTTGTTGACCAGTTGGGTTGCGATCTGGTAGTGAAAAGCCAAATCATATTCGCCTTTGGATCAGTTGGGTCTATTGCGGTGTGTTGAAAATCTTGCCGTTAAATCAaatataagccctaaaatgatctatgtTTTGGAGATGAGTTGAGTCTGTATGAAGACTAATCAACCTGCTTTTCTTTGATTTGCACCAGACTatttcattgaaatttgaattttatacTCCTAGATTGTGTTCATGTGGTTAATCTGAAAGAgttttcattaaattttgaatttcctaATTGAGGATCGTGCATGTGTGATTAACCTAAAAAATCATATTTGACTTCTATTGGCTGATCCTATGGAGTCAaaatctaaatccaagatggacAACCAACAGATTGGTCCAGTTAAATTAAGAGGTGACAAGAAGTACTTACCCTAGGCCcactttattaaaaataaaagataaaaatctccaatccaaaagaaaactaaagcatTTAACTGATGACTGGCCCACGAAAGAATCAGACACCTACTTGTAATATTGGAAACAAGATGACTATCAAGTCATGAGATCGATGGCTCTTTCATAGCATAGAGGAGAATGTATGCCACAATGTTATGTATGGTGAGAGTGCTAAGCAAATATGGGACACTCTACAACAGCTATATTCGAATGAAAAGAATATTCAATAGTTGCATGATATCTTTAAAGAGTACCATACAATGAGACAAGGTGAGAACCTACATGAACATTGTGCCTGATTCCTTGGGCTATTTAATGAGTTTATGTTACATCACCATTGTTCGTCCATTTCTTTTCTCACACGGAAATTGGGATTGCGGCTTCAATTCAagccgaacaacaatgaccctgaGTGCCAAAGTAGGCTGACATAAAGTATAACCGAATTCTGAGAAGATCGGTCGactattcagccacttgctcaATATGTAAATGGATCAGGTAATATTCAGATGGTGGGGTTTATCCTTTGTAGTGGGTTACTCCTTCACCTTcaatatgaaaggacttttcgatACAGACTAAacaaaatgagaaagaaatccttaCAGTCAGCCGCTGTTAGTTGCTAAAGGATACTCCTTGGATAATCAAATGAAGTTCAGCATGTGAGCGTAAACTCCAATTATAGCTAAAGTTATCAGCTACTGGATTATACTACAGAATGTAAATGGCAAGTTCAAAAAATAAACGATTATGCTAAGAAAAGTAGTTTACtcaacagggaaagtaaatgattacactaaggaatgtaaattgacagAATAATTGCAAAGAAAGatagattttagtttgattagttTGGTAtgagaaaatttattttgttataATCTTCCTCTATTTATAGCTCTAATCTAGCCATTGTGGATCCTTCCCACGTTCTGATGGTTATCGTAATTGTTTCCCATTACTAGCTTTAGCATACTTCTCATGTTCTTGCTCCCTTGACCTCTCTTTCGGCTACTTGTCTAACAATTATGCAAATTCGATCATTGGCCACCTGTCATTAGGTCATCTGAATACGGTCGCACCCTTGACAAACACTTGGGTGGTGTTCGGTCGTGGAAAATATGTTGTGACTCCGCTTTCCTAGACACAACCATACATATCTGTAGAAGATCCTCCAGCTATAGCATGTGCGTCTGTATAGATCATACATAAATGACTCTAATTGGCTGAAAACAGGACTCGACCGAATCAGGTACAAACAAACATTCACCAAGATATTGACCAACAATAGTGCCAATAAGAGAAAGCAACTTGAAGCCTGTCAAGGCCCGATTCCTTGGTAATGAGCGTGTACTGTCCATGTTCGATGTTATCATCAATGTTCTACATGTTTCAGCACCTTTGTCATAATCAGCATCCCTTTTTTCCAGTGAGAATGCAGCCCTTAACGTGCAGCTGGTAACGGGCAACTGGACGTGATGGTCGTTCAAGAGGAAGAGGGTTTGGATGTGGCTTTAACGGTGACTCTACTGGACCATTTACCAGGCAACATTTTTTTATCTTACTGTAAAAAGGTGAATGATACGGTAGACAAGTGTTGGAACCTTCTTTGTAAAACTAGGGTATATTATCAAGCAAACCCACCACTCTATGCACTGGTGATTGTTTCTTGGCCGACAATAGTACTTTTAGTACGAATGATTCCTTTGTGATCTCCCGAGCTGACTATGGGAAGCTCCTAGATAGAACCATGATCATTAATCCTTCTTCCACTTCCGCAGCTTCTCTTACCAACTTAGGTGATGCATTGTTCGCATCTTCTAGTTTATCACCTTGGTGATTGACTCCAAGGTCACCTGTCACATGGCAAGTACCATCTCATTACTCTCATCCCTTGACACCATTGTTTATTATTCCCCATTTTTCCTAGCCGATGGCTAATTGTCTTCAGTTCATGATTGAGGGGTTGCCTTGTTGAGCATGAATATTACATTGCCTCAATTCTTTACATTCCAAAATTTTCCCTCAACCTTCTATTTATAAGCCAGACAACTAAGAATTTAAATTGTTCGATAACCTTTTACCTTTCTCATTATGTGTTTCCAGACCTAAATACTAAGGCTTTGATTGGTGGAGGGCGTGAATTGTGGTATATATTACTtttaagtataaaaaaaaaaatttgacctTGTTGATCCAGACTTTGATCGGTTTTAAATATTGAACCAAGGATCTCATTCATTGTCATTCATCCATAAGATATTCATAAAACATTCTCATCACATTACCATGTCCACATAAGAGAGAGAAGAGCAAATGTAATTAGAaagcctttattattattattattattattattattttcttattaCATTTCAGGCCGTGATTTACCACAAACTCTTAGTTACATCTCTTTTAGAATACTGTTGATTCTAAGGTAAGATACAATATAATGACAAAATAATGATAAGGAGCTCTATGGTGATAAAACAGTGATACTTAATAAGATGCAAGATATACATGATATGTAAGAATGCATGCACTTACGAATGCTCTTTGACATTCTCAGGATCGTCTGTGCGATCCATGCATTAGGTTTTGTGGCCTCCTCACATAGTGAGTTATCAAGGCAAGAGCCCTTATTGGTATTCTCCTTTCTAATACGAATCCATAGTTATTTAATGGATTAGGGATAAGGGAATGTATGCTCATCGCATATTAGTCTCCTAGAAAGAGAGTATGAAGAAGTCATCCAAGCGCCTACACGAGTTTATCGAAGGAAGAGGAGAGTTGATGCCCGAACCCCAAATTCATTATTGTTAGAtgatcattacatggggcccaatgGACCCAATTCAAGTATTTAGCTGCGTTAAAGACCCCACATACATGgttgtgcatctttgaagaccctgcACTAGTAAGATGCATGTGAGTTGCTTATTTAGAACTGGTTGATACATCTTTGGACTATTTGGACATTACCCAGCCTAACCTGGACCACATATGGATGGTACAAATGTTAGACTTTGCCATTAGATATCTTGGACACATCAGTTTGGTGATCTGAATCGTTGGATATGTTCGAATACTCAGGTTTAAGTGTATGAGTACTCTACTCTAGACATCTGAGACATGGACACATTGGACCACATTCATCTAGGTCATTGATCATGTCTGTACGTGTGGACATACCTGTTGCATATTAGAGATCATCCTTGTGCCGTGTGGCACATCTTCGTTTCTgctttattttcagttttatttTAGGTTATTAGATAATTATGTTTTAATATTGGTCGTTAATACATTTGGACGGTTAAGAATAGTTTTAGACTTAGGATTTGCTTAGGTTTTCTTAAATATACTTGTTTGAGACTTAAGACTTGAGATTATGGACATATTGAATAAAATTTCTCAACATTGCTTCTTTTGAGTAAGAAATATTCTTATAAATGGAATTTGGTGTATAGCCATTGGAGTgattctgatgtagagcgggtcgcagacactttcatggccaagatggatcagaaaaggcccgattgacgacagaagtgatccacaccgttagaacttaaaacaaacatatctcACAAATTGGAATGAGCTATcgaatgtaccatatatgatgttggagtaggacgagctactttagccacctaaccccgCTATTCCGAGTTCCTCACGCTGAATTtttgaaataccatcagattgaccGTTGaatccttgttttaatttcatttttactatttatagtatgttTTAGTttcagtataactcttcatccgttgggctttaggagttgcgcacaacatgaaaagtgcttagaatagttaAGGGAACATCATGAAGAGTTATATTGAAACTAAagattactataaatagtaaaaatgaaattaaaatagggattcGACTGTCAATCTGATTGTATTTCGCAAATTTAGCATGGGCATGCAACCCGGTATTgcaaggttgggtggctaaagtagctcttcctaccccaaaatcatatattgtacgtctgataactcatttcagtttgcgagatacgtccgttttaagt contains:
- the LOC131229519 gene encoding probable L-ascorbate peroxidase 4, peroxisomal; the encoded protein is MASPVLDAEYLKTIEKARRDLRALISSKNCAPIMLRLAWHDAGTYDVKTKTGGPNGSIRTKEEYTHDANKGLQIAIDFCDQVKKKHPRITYADLYQLSGVVAVEVTGGPTIDFRPGRKDSSISPEEGRLPDAKQGTKHLRDIFYRMGLSDKDIVALSGGHTLGKAHQERSGFEGAWTKDPLKFNNSYYVELLKGETEGLLKLPTDKALLEDPVFRRYVELYAKDEDAFFEDYAESHKKLSELGFTPISSFKLDIKTRIILALSVVGVIVAVALVMPQKWSLSP